CGAAGGAACCGAGGACCACAACGAGCGGCTCGTCACCGCCTGCCGGGCCGCGTGCGCCGTTGCTTCCGAAATCCCGCAACGTCCAGTCTTCGCCCGACACCACGCCTGCCGCGGCGAGTGGCACACCGTCTCGCGATCCCGGCGTCCGCCGTGTCCACCGGCGCCATTCGGCCAGGAATTCGGCGTCCGCGACCTGCACCTGGTGGGCCTTTTCCGCCAATGAGCGGAGCTGGTCGCGCTGCTCTTGATCGAGTACCGGCATCCAGGCGTGCTCGACCTCGGCCGCGCGGCGCAGGTCGGCGAGCAGGTGGCCGGGCACCGGCGTGGCGGTGAACGGCATGCGGTTCGTGTGCCGGTGGGGAATAGCCTTGGCCAGCCTGGTGACGCGCGCGTCCGGTGCGCGGAGGGCGAGTGGCCGCACGGTGGCCAGCAGCGTGGGTTCCTCGCGCCGCGGCAGCAGCACGGTGGCGGGGTGGATGCCTAGTGCGGTGATCGCCGTGCGCAGGTTGAACAGCGCGGCCCCGCAGGACAGCAGGAGTTCGCGCCGGTCGGGGTCGGTGGCCGGCAGCGCCCGCGTGAGGTCTGCGTGCAGTTCGATGGCGCCGGGGGAGCAGCGGAACAACCAGGGCTGCGTGTTGTGCGTCGACGGGGCCAGCACGGCGGCCCGGAGCACGGATTCCACTTGGTCGGGCTCCAGCTTGGCGACCGCGGCTGGTTGCATGAGCTTTCTTCCCCTCACTGGCGAAGCACGGCAGACTGGCTGCTGACCTCGCTCGAGTGTGCCTGTGGCCGTCGGGCCGGAGTAAGGGAAGAAAATCACCGCCACACCGGGAAAGTCCCGGACGGAACGGAGATCACCACCATGTCCAGCGCCCCGGGGAGCAGGGACGAAGGCGGCGGCGCTCGCCGCGTGACCGGAACGCTGTCACAGCTCCGGGTCCGGGAGGTGCTGCGTGATCTGCAGGACCGCATCGAGCTGCTGATCGATACGCGGGACAAGATGGACGGCCTGCTGGACGCGGTGCTGGCCGTGGCGTCCGGCTTGGAACTGGACACCACCCTGCGGCGCATCGTGCAGGCCGCGATCGACCTCGGTGAAGCACGCTATGGCGCGCTCGGGGTGCTCGCGGAGGCGGAGCACACCTCACTGGCCGAGTTTGTCTACATCGGAATCGACGAGCGGACCCGGGACCGGATCGGCCATCTGCCGGAGGGGCACGGGCTGCTCGGACTCGTCATTGATGAGGCGAAACCGCTGCGGGTGGACGAGATTTCGCGTCACCCGGCGTCGGTTGGCTTTCCCGCGAACCATCCGCCGATGCACTCGTTCCTTGGTGTGCCGGTGCGGGTGCGGGATGAGGTGTTCGGCAATCTGTACCTGACCGAGAAGCAGGGCGGGGGTGAGTTCACCGAGGACGACGAGGTGGTGTTGCAGGCGCTGGCCGCGGCGGCCGGGATCGCCATCGAGAATGCGCACCTCTACGAGCAGGCCCGGCTGCGCCAGCAGTGGCAGGCCGCCACCAGCGAGGTGACCACGGAACTGCTGGCAGGCACCGAACCGGCCGAGGCGCTGAACCTGATCGCCAGCCGGGCTCTCGAACTCACCGGATCCGACGTGACCCTGCTGGCGTTGCCCTATTCGGCTCAGTTCGACGTGGAGGAGGACTGGGACGACAGCGCCGAAGAGCTGACGGTGCTGGTGTGCGCCGGTGCCCGGTCGGCGGAGCTCACCGGGGTCCGGGTGGAGGTGGCGTCCTCGGTGCTGGGCTCGGTGTACCGCGATCGCACTCCGCGCAACGCGGCCGAGGTGATGCTGGGGAACTCGACGTTCGGGCCTTCGCTCGTAGTGCCGCTGCGCGCTGGTGACCGGACCTCCGGGGTGCTGATGGCGGCCAGGGAGTGCGGTGCGCCGGGCTTCGCCGCGGACCAGCTGCCGGTGATCGCCTCGTTCGCCGACCAGGCGGCGCTGGCCTTGCAGCTGGCGACGCAGCAGCGCACCGCGCGCGAGCTGGACGTGCTCGCCGACCGCGACCGCATCGCCCGCGACCTGCACGACCATGTGATCCAGCGGCTGTTCGCGGTGGGCCTGGCCATGCAGGGCACGCACCGGCGGGCCAAGTCGCCGGATGTGCGGCGGCGGCTCGGGGAGAGCATCGACCAGCTGCACGAGATCGTGCACGAGATCCGCACCGCGATCTTCGACCTGCACGGCGGCGCGGCCGGGCACACCGGGCAGAAGCTGCGCAACCGGCTGCACGACGCCATCGCCGAACTCACCGAGACGAGCGAACTGCATCCCTCGGTGGTGATGTCCGGAACCCTGGACACGGTGCCGCAGCAACTGGCCGAGCACGCCGAGGCGGTCGTCAGGGAGGGCGTGAGCAACGCCGTCCGCCACGCCGGCGCGACCGGCCTGACCGTGACCGTGGCGGCCAAGGACGAGTTGCGAGTCACCGTGGCCGACGACGGCGCCGGGATGCCGCCCGAGGTCGCGACCAGCGGCCTGCGCAACCTCCGCGACCGCGCCGAAGCCCTCGGCGGCTCTTGCACCATCACCCCGCGCGACGGCGGCGGCACCCAGCTCGACTGGACCGTGCCGCTGCGCTGAGCCGATCGCGCCGATGCCGTTGTCAACCACCAAATGTTTTTGGCAACCGTTCTTTGTTCGTGGCGGACCGCGGTGTGTTGTTCAATAACCGACCATCGGCGGAATTGTGGTTTCGCGGCCGAAGTCAGGCTGTCCGCGGGCTGTTACACGAGTTGTGCCCGCTTCACGCGATCGTGTGGTGCGGGCAGGTGTTCGTGGTGTCGGACGGGTGAATCTGTTTAAAGTGGCGCGACTTCCCCGTGGTCGAAGTATTTCGCCTTGGATTCAGTGGGTTCTTCTGTGGCAGAAAGTGGTATTTGTGGATTTCGACGCATTGATCGCCGAGTTGCGGAACCTCCGGGAAAGCGTCACCGGGGTGACCGACACGGTGATAGCCGCGGTCGACGGGATTCCCATCGTCGCGGACGCGGCGATGAGCATCGACCCGGCGAAGCTCTCCGCGCTCGCCGCCGCCGACCTGGGCATCGCCCGTCAGGCGGTCGAGGTGACGGGCAAGGGAACGCTCGGCCAGACCGTGGTTTTCGGCAGTGCGGGCTACATGGTCGTCTACGCCATCAGCCGGTCGGCGCTGATGGTCGTCCTCGGAGACAAGGAGTTGAACGTCGGACGCCTGCTGTTCGAGTGCCGTCCCGTCATCGAGCGGATCACCTCGATCCTGGTCGCGCAGCCGGAATCCCGGCACTGACCGCCCCCGATCCCCTGGCAAACCGAAAGAAATGGAGTTCGATGAACATCGACGGAGCACTGAAGGAATCCATGTCGATCGCCGGCGCCCTCGGTGTCGCGCTGGTCGACTACGAGAGCGGGATGTCGCTCGGGACCTCCGGAGGAGGTGACTGGTTCGATCTGGAGGTCGCGGCCGCGGGCAACACCGACGTCGTCAGATCGAAGCTCCGCGTCATGTCCTCGCTCGGGCTCAACGACAGCATCGAGGACATCCTCATCACGCTGCGCCGCCAGTACCACCTGATCCGCCTGCTGGACACCGCACTCGGCGCCCGGAGCACGCTTTTCCTCTACCTGGTGCTGGACCGCGACCAGGCGAACCTCGCCCTGGCCCGGCACTACCTCAAGCGCATCGAGTCGGACCTGCAGGTCTGACCGGCACCGACGATGACCGGAGGCGGGTCCAGCATCGAGGCGCTTGCCGTCGGCTCGGCGTTCATGGGCGGCTTCGGCGAGCTGTTCCCGGCGCGGCTGAAGCTCTCCGGCGAGCAGCTGGAGTTCCTGTTCGTGCTGCCGGACCACCGAGCCGACGGTGAAGACGGTGGAGGAGTACTCGATCACCCGCTCGTCGAAGTGCGGGAGCGGATCCGTTCGCGCGGTGAAGTCGGGGCGGCTCATCCCGCCCCGCTCTTCTTCGTCGACGCCGGCGGTCGCTGGGCGCGGCTTCGCGTGGAGTTCACCGGGACCGCGGTCCGGGCGCTGATCGTGATGCCCGAGGCGGCACCCACACAGGTCCCCGGCGTGCCGTTCCACGGGGCGTGGCAGGGCCAGATGTCCGGCACGGTGAAACTGGCGCTGGACGAGATCGCGCGCATGCTCGCCCGCTGCCGGAACCAGGGGGGCGGCGCCGAGCCGCTGATCGACCTGGAACTGGCCTACCGGCACGACCGGAACCACCGCGTCCGGACGGCCGGGGCGCACGAAGCGGTCAGGGAGTTCATCGCGCCGGTCCGGCCGGTGCTCAAACTGCGCTGGCCGGTGGCGGCGTCCGCGCAGCGCAAGGCGTTCCTCGAAAACCTGGCGGAGGTCACCAGGGCCGGGAAGTGGCCACGCCGCAGGCTCACCACCCGGATCATGGGTGTCGAAACGGAACTGCCCGCCTGGATCACCAGGGACTGACCGCCAGGACACGTTGGTTCTTTCGAGTGTTGCCGTTGCCCCACCCGCGTGACGGGCTGATGATCGACCCGCGACCTCGGCTATCTCGTCGCGGATGGGAGAGCGTAAATGACCAAGCACCACTCCGAAGTCGCCCAGCTCGAGGCACTGGCCGCCGAGCTGATCGGCGAAGCACGCGGGATCGACGCCCGGCGCACCGCCCGGACCCTGGTCGGCGGCCCGGCCCAGCGGGCAACGCTGATCGCGCTGGCCGAGGGCGCCGAGCTGGCCGAGCACGACGCGCCGGTGGCGGCCACCCTCCAGGTCCTCACCGGTCAGGTGCGGCTGCACACCCACGACCGCGACTGGGTCCTCGACCGCGGGCACCTCGCGGCCATCCCACCGGAACGGCACGGGCTCATCGCGCTCACCGACGCCGCCGTCCTGCTCACCGTCGCGCTGCGGTAGACGCGCTCACCGCCAGCGTGATGGTCGTGGTCTCCCGCCCGGTGTCGTCGGTGTCCCCGGGGCAGTACGACACCGAATCGGTGAGGGCGGCCATCAACTGCCACGCGAGAGCGTCACTGGTGGGAGGCGCCTTCGCCCTGGTGGGCACCGAAACTCTCACCGTCACGTCGGCCACGCCGAGCCGGTAACGACAGCTCAGCTCGCTTCCCGGGGCGGCGTGCACGATCAGCCACGTGGCGGCCTCGTTGACGGCGACGCGCAGATCGTGCAGCGCCTCACGGACGTAGCCGCGGCGGCGGGCCACCACATCGGCCAGCGCGCGCAGGAACCACAGGCTGCCCATTTCCGCCGGTACCCGGAGTTCCACCTGTTCGGCCGGACAGGCAACCGGTGAGCCGGACAGGTCGTCGTCCATCAGCGCTCCTCGGGCGTTCCAGGGTACCGGTACCCCGGAGAAGGCCGCTCAAACAATGGCGGTGGTTCGTGTGACATCGGCGGCGCGAGTGCCGATTCCCTCACGTGGCTACCCCAGACGAACTGGACACCGACGTCCGCTTCACCCTCAACGGCCGGCCGTTCACGCTGAACGCGCTCGCGGTGGCCGCCCGGTTGCGTGGTCGCACGCCGGAGCCCATCCACACCCATTGGGTCAGTGTCGACGGTGTGCGGTTCCCGGTGAAGCAGGCACTGGAAATCGCCCTCCAGGTGGACCGCGCGTCGTTCACCTCGCAGTCCGCGCTGGGCTGCTTTCGCCGGCTGGGCCTGGTCACCAGTGAGTTCTCCCGCCTTCCGGGGCGGCCCGCCCGGCGCGGGACCAGGACGCCGTGGGTCGGTGTCGACGAGGCGGGCGCGGCGTTCGCGAGCCTGGTGGCGTTCCTGCGCCGCTCGCCGTTGACCGACGGGATCGGCGCGCTGGAGCACGCGCTCGTCAGCGCCGACGCCCACCGCGCCCGCGAGGTCGCGCACGACGCGGGGCTGACCGAGGAACTGCTGCGGAGCGCGCTGATCGTGCGACGTGACGTCGGCCGGGTCAGCGACGTCATCCACGCCACCGTCATCGCACTGGCCCTGCCCGCCGTGCTGGAAGAGGGGGAGCGGGTGGTCCAGCGCCCGTCGCTCGGGCCGGGGAACGATCCGGCCAGGACCTTCGACCTGGAGACCAACATGCGGGTTGCGGAGTTCAAGGTCGCGGTGTGGTCGGGGGGCGACATGATGCGGAAACGGGGCCTGGTCGCCGATCTGGTGCACCTGGCGATGAACAACCGCGGCCGTCGCCCGGAACTGTGGGCCGTGGGCGAGGAACCGGCGTACTTCCTGCGCACGAGCGCCAGTCCCGTCGGCGAGTTGCTGGCCCGGTCCTCGCCGCACCTGCAGCGGCAGTTCGCGCACCGCTACGGAACCGCGGCCATTACCCTGCGGGACTTCGTGAGCAGGCACGCCGGCCACGTGCAATTGTGCGACATCACCGAGGTCGTTCCGGAGGTGGCGGAGGCGCTGAGCTGAAAGTGTCCGATGTAGACGTTGGGTCGGCCGGGACCGGTGCGGTGCCGCACCGGAAGACGATCAGGGCAGGACCAGCTCCCCGGAAACCTCGATGCGCGCCCCATCGGCGTCGGCCAGCACTCCGGTTTCGCGCGGGTCGTAACCGGTGACGGTCAGCTGCACGCGGTGTCCGGCCCGCACGAGATATGAGGTCGGCAGCAGGGCGAAGCGCAACCGCGCGGTCTCACCGGGCGTAAGCGGCGCGGCGTCCTGCGCCCACGCGCGGTGCCACGGCACGCCTTCGGGCAGCGCGTATGGCGAGGGATGCTCCGCGCGCAACGAGACCTGCTGCCGTCCCTCGGTGATCACCGTGGTGGTGCCGTCCGGCGCGACGTCTTCGAGGTAGGCGAACAGATGCGCGTCCGGCCGGTCCGCGCGCACCGACAGCCCGGCCACCGGCGTGCCGGTGATCTCGGTGTCGCGGTCGAGCACCGGGCCGGTCCAGGCGGTGCCGCTGCCGGGAATGTGGCACGGCTGGATGACCGCGCCACTGCCCGGATCCGACGGGCAGCGCACCCCGGTCGACACGGTGAACGCGCGGCTGCCCGGCGCGGCCGAGCC
The genomic region above belongs to Amycolatopsis sp. YIM 10 and contains:
- a CDS encoding GAF domain-containing protein gives rise to the protein MSSAPGSRDEGGGARRVTGTLSQLRVREVLRDLQDRIELLIDTRDKMDGLLDAVLAVASGLELDTTLRRIVQAAIDLGEARYGALGVLAEAEHTSLAEFVYIGIDERTRDRIGHLPEGHGLLGLVIDEAKPLRVDEISRHPASVGFPANHPPMHSFLGVPVRVRDEVFGNLYLTEKQGGGEFTEDDEVVLQALAAAAGIAIENAHLYEQARLRQQWQAATSEVTTELLAGTEPAEALNLIASRALELTGSDVTLLALPYSAQFDVEEDWDDSAEELTVLVCAGARSAELTGVRVEVASSVLGSVYRDRTPRNAAEVMLGNSTFGPSLVVPLRAGDRTSGVLMAARECGAPGFAADQLPVIASFADQAALALQLATQQRTARELDVLADRDRIARDLHDHVIQRLFAVGLAMQGTHRRAKSPDVRRRLGESIDQLHEIVHEIRTAIFDLHGGAAGHTGQKLRNRLHDAIAELTETSELHPSVVMSGTLDTVPQQLAEHAEAVVREGVSNAVRHAGATGLTVTVAAKDELRVTVADDGAGMPPEVATSGLRNLRDRAEALGGSCTITPRDGGGTQLDWTVPLR
- a CDS encoding roadblock/LC7 domain-containing protein, translated to MDFDALIAELRNLRESVTGVTDTVIAAVDGIPIVADAAMSIDPAKLSALAAADLGIARQAVEVTGKGTLGQTVVFGSAGYMVVYAISRSALMVVLGDKELNVGRLLFECRPVIERITSILVAQPESRH
- a CDS encoding nitroreductase family protein codes for the protein MQPAAVAKLEPDQVESVLRAAVLAPSTHNTQPWLFRCSPGAIELHADLTRALPATDPDRRELLLSCGAALFNLRTAITALGIHPATVLLPRREEPTLLATVRPLALRAPDARVTRLAKAIPHRHTNRMPFTATPVPGHLLADLRRAAEVEHAWMPVLDQEQRDQLRSLAEKAHQVQVADAEFLAEWRRWTRRTPGSRDGVPLAAAGVVSGEDWTLRDFGSNGARGPAGGDEPLVVVLGSFGDQAVDRLRAGQALQRVLLTATAAGLDASFISQPVEVPEVRRELHHLLGGGLWPQMILRVGYGSPASWTPRRPLREVMVSV